The DNA window TTCCCACGACCTGCGCGCCGTCGGCACGGGGATGGTGCTTGCCAACACCTACCACCTGATGCTCCGGCCCGGCGCCGGGCGCATCTCCGCCCTGGGCGGGCTCCACACGTTCATGGGTTGGGACGGCCCGATCCTGACCGACTCGGGCGGCTACCAGGCCTTCTCCCTGCGAGCCTCCATAACCGAGGAGGGGTGCGGGTTCCGGTCCGTCTACGACGGCTCGCCTCAGTTCCTGACTCCCGAGCAGGCCGTGTCGGTCCAGGAGGAGTTGGGCCCCGACATCGCCATGGTGCTCGATGTCTGTATTGGCCTTCCGGCGCCCTCAGACGCCGTGGCGGAGGCCATGGAGCGCACCCTGCGGTGGGCCGAACGCTCGGTTCGCGCTCGCACTCGGGAGGATCAGGCGCTGTTCGGCATCGTCCAGGGCGGCGCCGATCCCGACCTGCGTTACGACAGCGCCCGCCGCACCGCCCAACTCGATGTGGACGGGTTCGGGATCGGAGGCCTGTCGGTTGGCGAGGACCTCGGACGCCGGAACGAGTCCGTGGAGGCGGCGGTGGCCGGCCTTCCCGCCGGGGCGCCCCGCTATTTCATGGGCCTTGGCGACACGGAGGGGTTGCTCGAGGCCATCGCCAGGGGAGTGGACCTCTTCGACTGCGTGTGGCCGACGCGGCTGGCCCGTCACGGCAAGGTCATCAGCAGCCGCGGCGACTAC is part of the bacterium genome and encodes:
- the tgt gene encoding tRNA guanosine(34) transglycosylase Tgt, whose protein sequence is MTRTRPVTYQCLAEDGAARRGLLVTPHGAVETPAFMPVATRASVKGLDSHDLRAVGTGMVLANTYHLMLRPGAGRISALGGLHTFMGWDGPILTDSGGYQAFSLRASITEEGCGFRSVYDGSPQFLTPEQAVSVQEELGPDIAMVLDVCIGLPAPSDAVAEAMERTLRWAERSVRARTREDQALFGIVQGGADPDLRYDSARRTAQLDVDGFGIGGLSVGEDLGRRNESVEAAVAGLPAGAPRYFMGLGDTEGLLEAIARGVDLFDCVWPTRLARHGKVISSRGDYNIRLARFAGDEAPLDPDCRCSTCRTYSRAYLRHLANTRELSLPRLLSIHNLAATHRLLEEVREAIASGAFARLHRRVVARRGHGPEDTSR